In Leptotrichia buccalis C-1013-b, the genomic window ACAATTACATCAGCTGCAACGACAGCGTTCTGGAATGGACATAGAATTAATATAATAGATACACCAGGCCACGTTGACTTTACAGTTGAAGTAGAAAGATCATTAAGAGTATTAGATGGATCTGTTGCTGTATTCTCAGCAGTTGATGGAGTTCAACCGCAATCAGAAACTGTTTGGAGACAAGCAGACAAATATAACGTACCAAGAATGGCATTTTTAAATAAAATGGATAGAGTCGGTGCAGATTTTAATATGTGTGTAAACGATATTAAAGAAAAATTAGGTGGAAATGGTGTACCAATTCAATTACCAATCGGTGCAGAAGATAATTTTGAAGGAATTATCGACTTGGTAACAATGAAAGAATATTTGTTTAAAGATGAAACTATGGGAGCAGATTATGAAGTTGTTGATATTAGGGCTGAGTTGTTAGATGATGCTCAAGCGGCAAGAGAACACATGATTGAATCTGTAGTTGAAACTGATGAGGAATTGATGGAAAAATACTTTGGAGGAGAAGAAATCACTGAAGAAGAAATCAAAAAAGCATTAAGAGCCGCTACAATTGAAGGAACTGTTGTACCTGTATTGTGTGGAACAGCGTTCAAAAATAAAGGGATTCAACCATTACTTGATGCGGTAGTTGCTTACATGCCATCACCATTAGACATTAATGGTGGGAAAATTAATGGAACTGATCCTAAAACTGAGGAACCAATCCAAAGAGAAATGGGAGATGACGCACCATTCTCAGCACTAGCGTTTAAAATCATTACAGATCCATTTGTTGGAAGATTATCATTCTTTAGAGTTTATTCAGGAGTATTAGAAAAAGGATCTTACGTATTAAACTCAACTAAAGGTAAAAAAGAAAGAATGGGAAGATTGCTTCAAATGCACGCTAACAAAAGAGAAGAACTTGATGTAGTTTACTCTGGAGATATAGCTGCGGCAGTTGGACTAAAAGATACTACAACAGGAGATACATTGTGTGCTGAAAATGCTCCAATTATCCTAGAAAAAATGGAATTCCCAGATACAGTTATCCAAATCGCAGTAGAGCCAAAAACTAAAGCCGATCAAGAAAAAATGGGAACAGCTCTTGCAAAACTTGCAGAAGAAGATCCTACATTTAAAGTATCAACTAACCAGGAAACTGGACAAACATTGATTTCAGGAATGGGAGAATTGCACTTGGAAATCATCGTAGATAGAATGAAACGTGAATTTAAAGTTGAAGCAAACGTTGGTAAACCACAAGTTGCTTATAGAGAAACAATTAATGGTGCAACAGATGTTGAAGAAAAATATGCTAAACAATCTGGAGGACGTGGACAATATGGACATGTTAAGATGAAAGTTGAAGCTAATCACGGAAAAGGATATGAATTTGTTAACCAAATTACTGGAGGAGCTATTCCAAGAGAATACATTCCAGCGGTAGATAAAGGAATTCAAGAAGCATTAGAAGCAGGAGTTGTTGCAGGATACCCTGTTCAAGATATAAAAGTTACATTGTATGATGGATCTTACCATGAAGTTGATTCATCAGAAATGGCATTTAAAATAGCAGGTTCAATGGCAGTTAAAAAAGGACTTAGAGCCGCTAATCCAGTATTATTGGAACCAATCTTCAAAGTAGAAGTTACTACTCCAGAAGAATACATGGGAGACGTAATCGGAGATTTGAACTCAAGACGTGGACAAGTTTCAGGAATGACTGACAGAAATAATGCAAAAATTATTAATGCAGAAGTACCTTTATC contains:
- the fusA gene encoding elongation factor G, with protein sequence MARKVALKDTRNIGIMAHIDAGKTTTTERILFYTGVNHKIGEVHEGAATMDYMEQEQERGITITSAATTAFWNGHRINIIDTPGHVDFTVEVERSLRVLDGSVAVFSAVDGVQPQSETVWRQADKYNVPRMAFLNKMDRVGADFNMCVNDIKEKLGGNGVPIQLPIGAEDNFEGIIDLVTMKEYLFKDETMGADYEVVDIRAELLDDAQAAREHMIESVVETDEELMEKYFGGEEITEEEIKKALRAATIEGTVVPVLCGTAFKNKGIQPLLDAVVAYMPSPLDINGGKINGTDPKTEEPIQREMGDDAPFSALAFKIITDPFVGRLSFFRVYSGVLEKGSYVLNSTKGKKERMGRLLQMHANKREELDVVYSGDIAAAVGLKDTTTGDTLCAENAPIILEKMEFPDTVIQIAVEPKTKADQEKMGTALAKLAEEDPTFKVSTNQETGQTLISGMGELHLEIIVDRMKREFKVEANVGKPQVAYRETINGATDVEEKYAKQSGGRGQYGHVKMKVEANHGKGYEFVNQITGGAIPREYIPAVDKGIQEALEAGVVAGYPVQDIKVTLYDGSYHEVDSSEMAFKIAGSMAVKKGLRAANPVLLEPIFKVEVTTPEEYMGDVIGDLNSRRGQVSGMTDRNNAKIINAEVPLSQMFGYATDLRSKTQGRASYSMEFEKYVEVPKNIAQQVIDERQGK